The stretch of DNA CGCTGCTGGTACAGCACGTACAGCGGGGCCGGCGCGGCGGCGAACGCCATCGTGATCATAATGACGAACGTGACAATCCAGAACCCGCGTCCATGCCGGCGCTGGTGCGCCTGCTCGGATGCGTCAGCCCGGAGGGAGGGGGAAGTTAATGTGTGCGTCATTCCTCCAGTATTGGCGTGGCGGCACATCGCGTCCAACGCTTATTGACGCTGATACCCATCGTCATCCACGATACTGGATGCATGCAGCTTTTTCAGATTGAATACTTCATCGCGGTGGCGGAGGCGCTGAGCTTCACCCAAGGCGCCCGGCGGGTCAACATCGTCCAGTCCGCCGTCTCGGCGGCCATCCGTCAACTCGAACACGACCTTGGCTCCGACTTGTTCATCCGCCAGGGCAGAACGATCCGCCTCACCCCTGCCGGGGAAGCCCTGCTCCCGCGCGCCCGCGCCATCCTTGCCGATGTGCGGGCCGCACGTGACGCCGTCGACGCCGTCCGCGGGACCGTGCGCGGGACAGTCGCCCTGGGCACACTGGCCCATGCCGGTTCCGTCGACGTGCTGCAGATCCTGCGGACGGTCCGGCGGGACTATCCGGGCATCGTCGTCAAGCTGCGCCAGACCGTCCAGGGAACCCGCACCAGCCTGGCCGATGTCCGCTCCGGCGCCCTGGACCTGGCCCTGGTGTCCGTGCCCGAAGAGGCTGCGCCGGGCCTCGAGCTGTACCCGCTGCACGCCGAGGGCATCGTCTTTGCCTGCCCGGACTCCCATCCCCTGGCCGTCCGGAAGCGCGTGAGCTTGTCCGAGATTGCGGACGAGCCTTTCATCGACTTTCCCGAGGGCTGGGGAAACCGCACCACTGTGGACGCCGCTTTCGCCGCGTCGGGGCTGCACCGCACGGTCCACACCGAAGTGGTGTCCTTCACCATGGCCCTGGAACTGGTCCGGGAGGGCCTGGGGGTCGCCTTCCTGCCCGAGTCGGCGCTGCAGCACGGCCAGGGGGCGGGCATCCGGGCCCTCCACACGCCCCTGGTATGGCGCATCCAATTGGCCCGCTCCGCCACCCGGCAGGCCACCGCCGCCGAATGGGTCGTGATCGGCGAATTCCGCCACACTCCGACCGGCACTCCCCCAGAAGATTGAATCCCCCGGGGAAGCCACCCACGGGAATCAATACCACCATCAAGCCCGGTGCGATTCAGCTGCGCAGGCAGCATCTTTAAGCCTCCTTGCTTGACGGCGTTCCCTTCGGCACTGTTGCACCGGCGTCAGGTGGAGTAGCTTGCTCGGATGGAGGACACATATCAGGTCATCGTGGTCGGGGCCGGTTTCGCCGGCATGACGGCGGCCAAGGAACTGGGCCGCAGGGGCGTCGAGGTACTGCTCATCGATTCCAACAACTATCACCAGTTCCAGCCGCTCCTTTACCAGGTCGCGACGTCACAGATCGGGGTGTCGGCCATTGCCCGGCCGCTTCGGTCCGTTTTCCGCCGCCTCAGGAAAGTGAGGGTACTCACCGCGGAGGTGGCAGCGGTCGATGCGGCCAACCGCTCCGTCACCACCGTCGAGGGCGATACCTTCCGGGCCCAGATCGTGGTCATCGCCGCAGGCGCCGTGCCGAACTTCTTCAATACGCCGGGCGCGGATGAGCATGCCCTCCCGCTGTATTCGGTCACCGACGCCACCCGGCTCGGTACCAGGCTGACCCAACTGCTGGATGAGGCCGATCGGGAGACCGGCGGCTCCGTGGACGTCGTCGTCGTCGGGGGCGGCCCGACAGGTGTGGAGACCGCCGGCGCCATGGCGGAAAACGTCAAGTTCGTGGTGCCCAAGTTCTTTTCGCCGGAGCTCGCATCCCGGTGCCGTGTCCACCTGGTGGACATGGTCCCGGCCGTACTCAATGCGTTCTCGGCAAAGTCGCAGGAATACACCAGGCACCGCCTGACGAAGATCGGGGTCCAGGTGCACCTCGGAGTCGGCGTCACGGAGGTCCGTGCCGACGGCGTGACGCTTGCCGACGGGACCGTCATACCCAGCCGCGTCGTGGTGTGGGCCGGAGGCCTGAAGGCCGGAGAGTTCATTGCCGGCTCTGGCCTGGCGCAAGGCCGGGGAGGGCGCATCGATGTCCGCCCGGACCTGACCGCCCCGGATGTCGAGGGCGTGTATGTCCTCGGCGACGCGGCCAACATGACCGATTCGACCGGGGCCAAACTACCGCAGCTGGGCTCCGTGGCGCAGCAGGCCGGGAAGTGGGCGGCCGGCAACATCCACGCCGACCTCACCGGCGGTACCCGGCGGCCCTTCGAATACTTCGACAAGGGATACATGGCGATGATCGGCAGGGGCGCCGCGGTCGCCGAGATCGGGCGCAAGCGCATCCAGCTGCAGGGGCCGCTGGCTTTCGTGGCCTGGCTCCTGGTTCATCTCGCCCTCCTGTCGGGATTCCAGCAGAAGGTCCGCGCACTGTTTTCCTGGCTCAACGGCTACATCACCCACAGTCCCGCGCAGGTCGTCGTCGGCCGGCCGGAGTGACGGCCGGAGTGACGGCCGGCGGCACTCCGTCGGACCGTCGTTGATGGGAGCGTTGTACGTCGTTGACTTCTCATCGACGCTGGTCGGGTCAAGCTCAAGGTTGGTACGGCAGCGCTGCCAGACACCCAGGTCGGCGCGCTTGGAGAAGGAGGAACCATGCAGGACGAACAAGTTGATCACAACCTCAAGGGAATGGACGACCTCGACTTCGACGGTTGGAACAAGGCCGACTGGAACGGCATCTTCGCCCATCACCACACTGATGACGTTCTTGTGGACTGGAAGGGCCAGGAACCGACACACGGGGTCGAACAGCACATAGACGCGATGAAGGCTTACGTCGATTCCGTTGGGGGCACCCCGCCCCAGATCACCTCCCACCCGATCGCCTTCGGATCCGGTGAGTGGACTTGTGTCATCGGCGAGTTCGCGGATGGGAGCCGGATGGTGACGGTCGCGAAGTGGCGTGACGGAGCGATCGCCGAAGAATATATCTGGGCGTAGATCCTCTCCCTGACGCGGAAGCCGCTCACTCAGTGGGAGCGGCTTCCGTCGTTTCATCTTCGATGCACCCCGCCGATTTACAAGGCAGGACCTAAATCCGAGACTGTGCCGCTGCGCTTGAGATATTTTTCTGGTAAAGTAAATAAAGTACTTATCGAGAAAAGGATCTTGCCATTTCGGTCATGCCTGAGGACCAGCCCGGCACACAGCCGGATTATGTCGACCGCGTCCGTCAGCAGTGGGAGCAGATTTTCCGAGGCCTGGAGACGGGCTCTGTCGACATCGTCGCGCGGATCAACCGGATTGCCCAGATTATCCAGTTGCGCAGCGACGCGGTGCTGGCCGAGAACGGCATCACCCGGGCCGAGTTCGACATGCTCTCGCTGCTGGCCCGGGTAGGAAGACCGATGGCTCCAACCGAGCTGGCCACCGAACTGCTCATCTCCGGCGCCGGCGCCACCAAGCGGATCAAGAAGCTCCGGGACGCGGAGCTGGTCCAGCGGGACATCAACCCGCAGGACGGCCGCGGTGCGCTCGTCCGCCTGACGCCGAAGGCCCGCGGCCTGCTGCGGCCCATTCTGGAATCCGTCCTGAAGTTCGAGGCGGGGCTGCTCTCCGTGCTGGATCCGTCCACTGCCGGTGAACTTGCCCGGGACCTGCGCGCGCTGCTGGCCGGCCTCGAACCGCATCCCGGCGATCCCTGACGAGCGTCAGCCGCAACGTCCCCAGTCCGTATCCCATGCCGAGGAGGCGCACACCAACCCGTGAGGCAGTACGCCCGAGAGTTCTTCCATGTTCCGCCCGCCCGGGGCCACCGGATGCCCGCACTCCGGGTTGCCATCGGCATCGTCATCCCGCTGCTCGCGCTGGTCCTGATGGGCAGGACGGACCTGACCATTTACGCGCTGCTCGGGGCGCTCACCGGCGTCTACGGCCGCGTGGAGCCGCATTGGCTGCGGCTCAAGCATCAGAGCTTCGCGGGCATCATCATGTGTGCCAGCGTCATCGGCGGCGTCACGGCAGCCGCCGCGGGTCTGACCGGGTGGAGCCTCATCGTGCTGAGCACTGCCGTTGCCGGTGCGCTCTCACTGGTGGCCGACCGTCTCCACCTTCGCCCGGCTGGCCCGTTCTTCTTTCTGTTTGCCTTCACCGCCAGCGCTTCCATCCCTTTCCGCGGGCCGCTCTGGCAGGCAGCCGCCGCAGCCGCGGTCAGTGTCGCCGTCGTACTCCTGCTAGGTTTCTCCGGGCGCCTCCGCGCGCGCCGCTCCGACCCCCAACGCAGCCTGCGCGAACCGGCACACCCACCCTGGCCAAGGATGCTCAAACATGCCGGACGGTATGTGTTGGCCATCGGCCTGGCGGGCTCCATCGCCACACTGGCCGGTCTGGGCCACAGTTACTGGGCCATGGTGGCGGCAGCGGCCCCGATTGCCGCGGCCGACGCCACCCACGGCCTAATCCGGGCGGTGCACCGCACCCTGGGCACCTACGGCGGGGTGCTCCTGACGGCCTGCCTGCTTGCTGTCAATTGGTCGCCGCTGCAACTGGCCGTCCTGCTCGCGGTCCTGCAGTTCGTGGGTGAGGTCTTCGTGGTCCGGCACTACAGCATCGCGCTGGTATGGATGACTCCGGTGGCCCTCATGATGACCGAATTCGTCGCCCCAAAGCCAGCCGGCGTGCTGGTCACCGACCGGGCCATGGAAACCACCCTTGGGGCCGGTATCGCGTTCCTCGTCATCCTGCTCACCACGCGGCAACAGCGCCGGAAGGGCCCGGAGAATGCCGCACCCATGCCTGACAGGACCGGCGGACAACCAGCCACGCTAACC from Arthrobacter sp. PAMC25564 encodes:
- a CDS encoding FUSC family protein produces the protein MRQYAREFFHVPPARGHRMPALRVAIGIVIPLLALVLMGRTDLTIYALLGALTGVYGRVEPHWLRLKHQSFAGIIMCASVIGGVTAAAAGLTGWSLIVLSTAVAGALSLVADRLHLRPAGPFFFLFAFTASASIPFRGPLWQAAAAAAVSVAVVLLLGFSGRLRARRSDPQRSLREPAHPPWPRMLKHAGRYVLAIGLAGSIATLAGLGHSYWAMVAAAAPIAAADATHGLIRAVHRTLGTYGGVLLTACLLAVNWSPLQLAVLLAVLQFVGEVFVVRHYSIALVWMTPVALMMTEFVAPKPAGVLVTDRAMETTLGAGIAFLVILLTTRQQRRKGPENAAPMPDRTGGQPATLTDSAFSVPG
- a CDS encoding LysR family transcriptional regulator → MQLFQIEYFIAVAEALSFTQGARRVNIVQSAVSAAIRQLEHDLGSDLFIRQGRTIRLTPAGEALLPRARAILADVRAARDAVDAVRGTVRGTVALGTLAHAGSVDVLQILRTVRRDYPGIVVKLRQTVQGTRTSLADVRSGALDLALVSVPEEAAPGLELYPLHAEGIVFACPDSHPLAVRKRVSLSEIADEPFIDFPEGWGNRTTVDAAFAASGLHRTVHTEVVSFTMALELVREGLGVAFLPESALQHGQGAGIRALHTPLVWRIQLARSATRQATAAEWVVIGEFRHTPTGTPPED
- a CDS encoding MarR family winged helix-turn-helix transcriptional regulator, translated to MPEDQPGTQPDYVDRVRQQWEQIFRGLETGSVDIVARINRIAQIIQLRSDAVLAENGITRAEFDMLSLLARVGRPMAPTELATELLISGAGATKRIKKLRDAELVQRDINPQDGRGALVRLTPKARGLLRPILESVLKFEAGLLSVLDPSTAGELARDLRALLAGLEPHPGDP
- a CDS encoding NAD(P)/FAD-dependent oxidoreductase; its protein translation is MEDTYQVIVVGAGFAGMTAAKELGRRGVEVLLIDSNNYHQFQPLLYQVATSQIGVSAIARPLRSVFRRLRKVRVLTAEVAAVDAANRSVTTVEGDTFRAQIVVIAAGAVPNFFNTPGADEHALPLYSVTDATRLGTRLTQLLDEADRETGGSVDVVVVGGGPTGVETAGAMAENVKFVVPKFFSPELASRCRVHLVDMVPAVLNAFSAKSQEYTRHRLTKIGVQVHLGVGVTEVRADGVTLADGTVIPSRVVVWAGGLKAGEFIAGSGLAQGRGGRIDVRPDLTAPDVEGVYVLGDAANMTDSTGAKLPQLGSVAQQAGKWAAGNIHADLTGGTRRPFEYFDKGYMAMIGRGAAVAEIGRKRIQLQGPLAFVAWLLVHLALLSGFQQKVRALFSWLNGYITHSPAQVVVGRPE